The following are encoded together in the Zingiber officinale cultivar Zhangliang chromosome 8A, Zo_v1.1, whole genome shotgun sequence genome:
- the LOC122007843 gene encoding chaperone protein dnaJ A7A, chloroplastic-like: protein MTYGACFADPFCSLNRILESGAEQKFKEISNAYEVLADNEKKSLYDKYGEAGLKGADMGMGDFNNPFDLFESLFEGMGGMGGTRGARNRPMQGDDEGYNLVLNFKDAIFGVEKDIEVTRLESCGTCNGSGAKPGTKTRKCRTCGGQGQVVSSARTPLGVFQQVMTCSTCDGTGEYSTPCSTCNGDGCVRKTKKISLKVPPGVDSGSRLRVRSEGNAGRRGGPPGDLYVFIEVRSDPVLKREGTNILYDCKVSYIDAILGTTMNVPTVDGSIDLKIPAGTQPGSTLVMAKKGVPYLGKQNNRGDQLVRVQVEIPKRLSSEERKLIEELADLNKSKTANSRR from the exons ATGACGTATGGTGCTTGTTTTGCTGACCCTTTTTGCAGCCTAAATCGTATCCT AGAATCAGGAGCAGAGCAAAAGTTTAAGGAGATTAGTAATGCATATGAG GTTTTAGCTGATAATGAAAAAAAGTCTCTGTATGATAAGTACGGAGAAGCAGGCCTCAAAGGTGCTGACATGGGCATGGGG GATTTCAACAATCCATTCGATCTATTTGAGTCATTATTTGAAGGCATGGGTGGGATGGGTGGAACGAGAGGTGCTCGCAACAGACCTATGCAAGGTGATGACGAGGGTTATAATCTTGTCCTAAATTTCAAAGATGCAATTTTTGGTGTTGAGAAAGATATAGAAGTTACAAGGCTAGAAAGTTGTGGAACATGCAATGGATCTGGTGCCAAACCAGGTACAAAGACACGCAAATGCAGAACTTGTGGAGGTCAAGGTCAGGTCGTCTCTTCTGCAAGGACACCACTGGGTGTATTCCAGCAGGTCATGACTTGTTCAACTTGTGATGGTACGGGTGAATACTCTACCCCATGCAGCACCTGCAACGGGGATGGCTGTGTGAGGAAGACAAAGAAAATTAGTCTGAAGGTGCCACCAGGAGTTGACTCTGGTAGCCGGCTGAGGGTCCGGTCAGAGGGGAATGCTGGAAGGAGAGGTGGTCCTCCCGGTGACCTTTATGTCTTCATCGAAGTTCGCTCAGATCCTGTGCTTAAAAGGGAGGGAACCAACATTCTTTATGATTGCAAGGTATCCTACATTGATGCTATCTTAGGGACTACCATGAATGTTCCTACAGTGGATGGATCAATAGATCTGAAGATTCCAGCTGGGACGCAGCCAGGTTCAACTTTGGTAATGGCCAAAAAGGGTGTCCCTTACCTCGGTAAGCAAAACAACCGGGGAGATCAGTTGGTTCGAGTGCAGGTGGAAATTCCAAAGAGATTAAGCAGTGAGGAAAGAAAGTTGATCGAGGAGCTTGCGGACCTAAACAAGTCCAAGACAGCAAACAGTCGGAGATAG